The following are encoded in a window of Variovorax paradoxus genomic DNA:
- a CDS encoding ATP-dependent helicase: MQTAAPPVISTAPKTQAERLAAALAALNDDQRAAVEHGVGAAVGEDHRPLLVIAGAGSGKTSTLAHRVAHLIAGGVDPQRLLLLTFSRRAAQEMERRAGQVLARVLGLKSERPPALPWAGTFHGIGARLLREYAAQIGLDENFTIHDRGDAEDLMGLVRHELGLSSTVNRFPRKGTCLSIYSRCVNTRAPLAEVLKESFPWCAEWEAQLKTLFGAYVEAKQQQNVLDYDDLLLYWAEMVAEPALASHVGARFDHVLVDEYQDTNLLQAAILRAMKPDGRGVTVVGDDAQSIYSFRGATVRNILDFPSQFSQQARIVTLERNYRSTQPILDASNRVIAQAAERHAKTLWTDKPSAGKPVLVLVPDEAGQARWVADKILAHREGGLALKSQAVLFRTSSHSAALELELARRNIPFVKFGGLKFLEASHVKDLLAVLRFAQNPRGRMAGFRVTQLIPGVGPATGTRLLDAMDQAADPAAAVRDFVPPSAAREQWADFAQAYAALREPSLKWPADVEVAMQWYQPHLERLYEDTSGVRRADVEQLARLAGGYGSRERFLTELTLDPPEATSDRPGPPLLDEDYLILSTIHSAKGQEWNSVHVINVVDGCMPADVAQGAHELEEERRLLYVAMTRARDHLHLVMPQRFHITQQAARGDRHLYANRTRFISESDLAGFDLQTWPPPPVLPPAVPPPAAVIDLRNRMRAAWR, translated from the coding sequence ATGCAGACCGCTGCGCCCCCCGTTATTTCCACCGCACCCAAGACGCAAGCCGAGCGCTTGGCCGCGGCGCTCGCCGCGCTCAACGACGACCAGCGCGCGGCGGTCGAGCACGGCGTGGGTGCTGCTGTCGGCGAAGACCACCGGCCGCTGCTCGTGATCGCTGGCGCGGGCTCGGGCAAGACCAGCACGCTGGCGCACCGGGTGGCGCACCTGATCGCGGGCGGGGTCGATCCGCAGCGGCTGCTGCTGCTCACCTTCTCGCGCCGCGCCGCGCAGGAAATGGAGCGCCGCGCGGGCCAGGTGCTGGCGCGTGTGCTGGGCCTGAAGTCGGAACGCCCGCCCGCGCTGCCCTGGGCCGGCACCTTCCACGGCATCGGCGCGCGGCTTCTGCGCGAATACGCCGCGCAGATCGGGCTCGACGAGAACTTCACCATCCACGACCGCGGCGACGCCGAAGACCTCATGGGGCTGGTGCGGCACGAGCTGGGGCTGTCGTCCACGGTCAACCGCTTCCCGCGCAAGGGCACCTGCCTGTCGATCTACTCGCGCTGCGTGAACACGCGCGCACCGCTGGCCGAGGTGCTGAAAGAGAGCTTCCCCTGGTGCGCCGAGTGGGAGGCCCAGCTCAAGACGCTGTTCGGCGCCTACGTCGAAGCCAAGCAGCAGCAGAACGTGCTCGACTACGACGACCTGCTGCTCTACTGGGCGGAGATGGTCGCCGAGCCCGCGCTGGCCTCGCATGTCGGCGCGCGCTTCGACCATGTGCTGGTCGACGAGTACCAGGACACCAACCTGCTGCAGGCCGCGATCCTGCGGGCCATGAAGCCCGACGGGCGCGGCGTGACAGTGGTGGGCGACGACGCGCAGTCGATCTACTCGTTCCGCGGCGCCACGGTGCGCAACATCCTCGACTTTCCGTCGCAGTTCTCGCAGCAGGCGCGCATCGTCACGCTGGAGCGCAACTACCGCTCGACGCAGCCGATCCTCGACGCGTCGAACCGCGTCATCGCGCAGGCCGCCGAGCGGCACGCCAAGACGCTGTGGACCGACAAGCCCTCGGCCGGCAAGCCGGTGCTGGTGCTCGTGCCCGACGAGGCCGGGCAGGCACGCTGGGTGGCCGACAAGATCCTGGCGCACCGCGAGGGCGGGCTGGCGCTGAAGTCGCAGGCGGTGCTGTTTCGCACCTCGTCGCACAGCGCGGCCCTCGAACTGGAGCTGGCGCGGCGCAACATCCCGTTCGTGAAGTTCGGCGGGCTCAAGTTTCTCGAGGCCTCGCACGTGAAGGACCTGCTCGCGGTGCTGCGTTTTGCGCAGAACCCGCGGGGGCGCATGGCGGGCTTTCGCGTCACGCAGCTCATTCCCGGCGTGGGCCCGGCCACCGGCACGCGCCTGCTCGACGCGATGGACCAGGCGGCCGACCCGGCCGCGGCCGTGCGCGACTTCGTGCCACCGTCGGCGGCGCGTGAACAGTGGGCCGACTTCGCCCAGGCCTATGCCGCCTTGCGCGAACCGTCGCTGAAGTGGCCGGCCGACGTGGAAGTCGCGATGCAGTGGTACCAGCCGCACCTGGAGCGGTTGTACGAAGACACCTCGGGCGTGCGGCGCGCCGACGTCGAGCAGCTGGCGCGGCTGGCGGGCGGCTATGGCTCGCGCGAACGCTTCCTCACCGAACTCACGCTCGATCCGCCCGAAGCCACGAGCGACCGGCCCGGCCCGCCGCTGCTCGACGAGGACTACCTGATCCTGTCGACCATCCATTCGGCCAAGGGCCAGGAGTGGAACTCGGTGCATGTGATCAACGTGGTCGACGGCTGCATGCCGGCCGACGTGGCGCAGGGCGCGCACGAACTGGAAGAAGAGCGGCGCCTGCTCTACGTGGCGATGACGCGGGCCCGCGACCACCTGCACCTGGTGATGCCGCAGCGTTTCCACATCACGCAGCAGGCGGCGCGTGGCGACCGGCACCTGTACGCCAACCGCACCCGCTTCATCAGCGAGTCCGACCTCGCGGGCTTCGATCTGCAGACCTGGCCGCCGCCGCCGGTGCTGCCGCCCGCCGTGCCGCCGCCGGCCGCGGTGATCGACCTGCGCAACCGCATGCGCGCCGCCTGGCGCTGA
- the corA gene encoding magnesium/cobalt transporter CorA — MLNIFTLANGRLVQEEIESLEELSKFQPIWVDLESPTLEEKRWIKQYYGLSIPEDAMDEDIEESARFYEEDNGELHIRSDFLIDDDEDPRTVRVAFILNQHNTDLRSRGVLFSIHDEDVPVFRLLRMRARRAPGLIEDAKEVMLKLFDADAEYSADTLENIYDELEVAGKKVLSGNVSDELAGEVLGAIARQEDLNGRIRRNVMDTRRAVSFMMRSKMLNAEQFEEARQILRDIESLDNHTAFLFDKINFLMDATVGFININQNKTIKIFSVASVALLPPTLIASIYGMNFKYMPELDWQVGYPYALALMAASALVPMWYFRRRGWLK, encoded by the coding sequence ATGCTCAATATCTTTACGCTCGCCAACGGCCGCCTCGTCCAGGAAGAGATCGAGTCGCTCGAAGAGCTCTCCAAGTTCCAGCCGATCTGGGTCGACCTCGAGTCGCCCACGCTCGAAGAAAAGCGCTGGATCAAGCAGTACTACGGCCTCTCGATTCCCGAAGACGCGATGGACGAGGACATCGAGGAGTCGGCCCGCTTCTACGAAGAAGACAACGGCGAGCTGCACATCCGCTCCGACTTCCTGATCGACGACGACGAAGACCCGCGCACCGTGCGCGTCGCCTTCATCCTCAACCAGCACAACACCGACCTGCGCAGCCGCGGCGTGCTGTTCTCGATTCACGACGAAGACGTGCCCGTGTTCCGCCTGCTGCGCATGCGCGCACGTCGCGCGCCGGGGCTGATCGAAGACGCGAAGGAAGTCATGCTCAAGCTCTTCGACGCCGACGCCGAATACTCGGCCGACACGCTGGAGAACATCTACGACGAGCTCGAAGTGGCCGGCAAGAAGGTGCTGTCGGGCAACGTCAGCGACGAGCTGGCCGGCGAGGTGCTCGGCGCCATCGCGCGCCAGGAAGACCTGAACGGCCGCATCCGCCGCAACGTGATGGACACGCGCCGCGCCGTGAGCTTCATGATGCGCAGCAAGATGCTCAACGCCGAGCAGTTCGAAGAGGCGCGCCAGATCCTGCGCGACATCGAATCGCTGGACAACCACACGGCCTTCCTCTTCGACAAGATCAACTTCCTGATGGATGCGACCGTCGGTTTCATCAACATCAACCAGAACAAGACCATCAAGATCTTCTCGGTGGCCAGTGTCGCGCTGCTGCCGCCCACGCTGATCGCGAGCATCTACGGCATGAACTTCAAGTACATGCCCGAGCTCGACTGGCAGGTCGGCTACCCGTATGCGCTGGCGCTGATGGCGGCAAGCGCGCTGGTGCCGATGTGGTACTTCCGCCGGCGCGGCTGGCTCAAGTAA
- a CDS encoding YoaK family protein: protein MRRLRFLTNRHRAPSTNTALGLLLAFNAGAVNAGGFLVLHMYTSHMTGFASQLADGMVLGNLTLLLNALGAILAFVSGAAVCAVLVNWARQHRLHGVYALPLLLEAALMFPFGLAGAITLTWATPFAVPLTVLLLSFIMGLQNAVASKTSGGSTRTTHMTGNITDVGIELGKMLYWNRRAPSTPLPVRHDRSRLRRCGGLVGMFVLGGAVGALGFKHVGFICVVPLAALLLALSIPPLLRDLPSLRRLAP from the coding sequence GTGCGCAGACTTCGTTTCCTCACCAACCGGCACCGCGCGCCGTCGACCAACACCGCGCTCGGCCTGCTGCTGGCCTTCAATGCCGGCGCCGTCAATGCGGGCGGCTTCCTCGTGCTGCACATGTACACCTCGCACATGACCGGCTTCGCCTCGCAGCTGGCGGACGGCATGGTGCTGGGCAACCTCACGCTGCTGCTGAACGCGTTGGGTGCGATCCTGGCATTCGTGAGTGGCGCCGCGGTTTGCGCGGTGCTGGTGAACTGGGCGCGCCAGCACCGGCTGCATGGGGTGTATGCGCTGCCGCTGCTGCTGGAGGCCGCGCTGATGTTCCCGTTCGGGCTCGCCGGCGCCATCACGCTGACCTGGGCCACGCCGTTCGCCGTGCCGCTCACGGTGCTGCTGCTGTCGTTCATCATGGGGCTGCAGAACGCCGTGGCGTCGAAGACCTCGGGCGGCAGCACGCGCACCACCCACATGACCGGCAACATCACCGACGTGGGGATCGAGCTGGGCAAGATGCTCTACTGGAACCGCCGCGCGCCGTCCACGCCGCTGCCGGTGCGCCACGACCGCAGCCGGCTGCGCCGCTGCGGCGGGCTGGTCGGCATGTTCGTGCTCGGGGGCGCGGTGGGTGCGCTGGGCTTCAAGCACGTGGGCTTCATCTGCGTCGTGCCGCTGGCCGCGCTGCTGCTCGCGCTGTCGATCCCGCCGCTGCTGCGCGACCTGCCATCGCTGCGTCGGCTCGCACCGTAG
- a CDS encoding 5'-methylthioadenosine/adenosylhomocysteine nucleosidase: MVAPIAIVAAMHEELSALLARMPDEQRVRVAGRDFWVGHLQGQPVVAVLSRIGKVAAAVTATVLLERFGVRAIVFTGVAGGLAPGVNVGDVVVATELLQHDMDASPIFPKYEVPLMGRSRFAADAAIGDALAAVAEGALRDPVRLVGQKAVDEFHLQSPTVHRGLLISGDRFVSTTAESGALQRSLPDALAVEMEGAAMAQACHDYGVPFAALRTISDRADDAAHGDFTRFVAEVASRYSLALVDAWLASLPRDAA, from the coding sequence GTGGTTGCGCCCATCGCCATCGTGGCGGCCATGCACGAGGAGCTGAGCGCGCTCCTCGCGCGCATGCCCGACGAGCAGCGCGTGCGCGTCGCCGGTCGTGACTTCTGGGTCGGCCACCTGCAGGGCCAGCCCGTGGTCGCGGTGCTGTCGCGCATCGGCAAGGTCGCGGCGGCGGTCACGGCCACGGTGCTGCTCGAGCGCTTCGGCGTGCGGGCGATCGTGTTCACGGGCGTGGCGGGCGGACTCGCGCCGGGCGTGAACGTCGGCGACGTGGTCGTGGCGACCGAGCTGTTGCAGCACGACATGGACGCCTCGCCGATCTTTCCGAAATACGAGGTGCCGCTGATGGGGCGCTCACGCTTCGCGGCCGATGCGGCCATCGGCGATGCACTGGCGGCGGTGGCTGAAGGTGCGCTGCGTGATCCGGTGCGCCTGGTGGGGCAGAAGGCTGTCGATGAATTCCATCTGCAGTCGCCGACGGTGCATCGCGGCCTGCTGATCAGCGGTGACCGCTTCGTGTCGACCACCGCGGAGAGCGGGGCCCTGCAGCGCTCGTTGCCCGACGCGCTCGCGGTCGAGATGGAAGGCGCGGCGATGGCGCAGGCCTGCCACGACTACGGCGTGCCCTTTGCGGCGCTGCGGACCATTTCGGACCGCGCCGACGATGCCGCGCACGGCGACTTCACGCGTTTCGTGGCCGAGGTGGCGAGCCGCTACAGCCTCGCGCTCGTCGACGCCTGGCTCGCCTCCTTGCCGCGCGACGCGGCCTGA
- a CDS encoding ABC transporter substrate-binding protein, giving the protein MTTQSSVSRRSPKLALLAPAALTALTLACGAVSAKTLVYCSEGSPENFYPGMNTTGTSFDVTTQVYNTIVEFERGGTKVMPGLAEKWDISADGTVYTFHLRKGVKWHTTSKSFKPTRDFNADDFIFMLERQWKESDPFFKVTSQNHSYFNDMGMPKLLKSVDRIDDHTVKITLNQAEAPFLANLAMQYAGIQSKEYAIAMLKAGTPEKVDQDPIGTGPFYLVQYQKDAVIRFKAFPQYWGGKAKIDDLVFAITPDASVRWAKLQKGECHVMPYPNPADLDAIRKDPNVQVLEQPGLNVGYLSYNTTKKPFDDVRVRKAINMAINKKAIIDGVYLTTGVAAKNPIPPTMWSYNDATKDDPYDPEAAKKLLATAGFPDGFSTDLWAMPVQRPYNPNAKRIAELMQADLAKINVKAEIKSFEWGEYRKRLQAGEHQMGMLGWTGDNGDPDNFLYTLLGCASAKSASGSNISKFCHQPYEDLVVKAKSTVKQADRDALYKKAQVIFKEQAPWFTIAHAVQLKPVRKEVVDFKLSPFGRHTFYGVDIK; this is encoded by the coding sequence ATGACGACCCAGTCCTCCGTTTCGCGCCGCTCACCAAAGCTGGCGCTCCTGGCACCGGCAGCGCTCACGGCCCTTACCCTGGCCTGCGGCGCCGTGTCAGCCAAGACGTTGGTGTACTGCTCCGAAGGAAGCCCGGAAAATTTCTACCCGGGCATGAACACCACCGGCACATCGTTCGACGTGACCACGCAGGTCTACAACACCATCGTCGAATTCGAGCGCGGTGGCACGAAGGTCATGCCGGGCCTCGCTGAAAAATGGGACATCTCGGCCGACGGCACCGTGTACACCTTCCACCTGCGCAAGGGCGTGAAGTGGCACACCACGAGCAAGAGCTTCAAGCCCACGCGCGACTTCAACGCCGACGACTTCATCTTCATGCTCGAGCGCCAGTGGAAGGAGAGCGACCCCTTCTTCAAGGTCACGAGCCAGAACCACTCGTACTTCAACGACATGGGCATGCCCAAGCTGCTGAAGTCGGTGGACCGCATCGACGACCACACGGTGAAGATCACGCTCAACCAGGCCGAGGCGCCGTTCCTCGCCAACCTGGCGATGCAGTACGCGGGCATCCAGTCCAAGGAATACGCCATCGCGATGCTCAAGGCCGGCACGCCCGAGAAGGTCGACCAAGACCCGATCGGCACCGGCCCGTTCTACCTGGTGCAGTACCAGAAGGATGCGGTCATCCGCTTCAAGGCCTTCCCGCAGTACTGGGGCGGCAAGGCGAAGATCGACGACCTCGTGTTCGCGATCACGCCCGATGCGTCGGTGCGCTGGGCCAAGCTGCAGAAGGGCGAGTGCCATGTCATGCCGTACCCGAACCCCGCCGACCTCGACGCGATCCGCAAGGACCCGAATGTGCAGGTGCTGGAGCAGCCCGGCCTGAATGTCGGCTACCTTTCGTACAACACGACGAAGAAGCCCTTCGACGACGTGCGTGTGCGCAAGGCCATCAACATGGCGATCAACAAGAAGGCCATCATCGACGGCGTGTACCTCACGACCGGCGTGGCCGCGAAGAACCCGATTCCGCCGACCATGTGGTCCTACAACGACGCGACCAAGGACGATCCGTACGACCCCGAAGCGGCGAAGAAACTGCTGGCGACGGCCGGCTTCCCCGATGGCTTCAGCACCGACCTCTGGGCGATGCCGGTGCAGCGCCCGTACAACCCGAACGCCAAGCGCATCGCCGAGCTGATGCAGGCCGACCTCGCCAAGATCAACGTCAAGGCCGAGATCAAGAGCTTCGAGTGGGGCGAGTACCGCAAGCGCCTGCAGGCCGGCGAGCACCAGATGGGCATGCTGGGCTGGACCGGCGACAACGGCGACCCGGACAACTTCCTGTACACGCTGCTGGGCTGCGCCTCGGCCAAGTCGGCCAGCGGCAGCAACATCTCGAAGTTCTGCCACCAGCCGTACGAAGACCTCGTGGTGAAGGCCAAGAGCACGGTCAAGCAGGCCGACCGCGACGCGCTCTACAAGAAGGCCCAGGTCATCTTCAAGGAGCAGGCGCCGTGGTTCACCATCGCCCACGCGGTGCAGCTGAAGCCGGTGCGCAAGGAAGTGGTTGACTTCAAATTGAGCCCGTTTGGCCGCCACACCTTCTACGGCGTGGATATCAAGTAA
- a CDS encoding peptide ABC transporter ATP-binding protein translates to MSDAPPEIVVEARNLQRTYDVRRGLFRAPAQLRAVGDISFRLERGRTLAVVGESGCGKSTLARMVALIEKPTAGQLTLIGADAVSPPHERKRELRQAVQLVFQNPYGSLNPRKKISAVLEDPLAINTTLSKPERADKAREMLARVGLRPEYANRYPHMFSGGQRQRIAIARALMLSPRLLVADEPVSALDVSIQAQVLNLLADLQAELGLAYLFISHDLGVVRHIAHDVLVMYLGYAVEHGPKSRIFARPLHPYTQALLASTPGLSSQRIVLKGELPSPLNPPTGCVFSTRCPHVQPRCREERPALRTLDERLVACHYAEQFLEGAPAVRADGPVLAAS, encoded by the coding sequence ATGAGCGACGCTCCGCCGGAGATCGTGGTCGAGGCGCGCAACCTGCAGCGCACCTACGACGTCAGGCGCGGGCTGTTCCGTGCGCCGGCGCAGCTGCGCGCTGTGGGCGACATCTCGTTCCGCCTCGAACGCGGGCGCACGCTCGCGGTGGTGGGCGAATCGGGCTGCGGCAAGTCGACGCTCGCGCGCATGGTCGCGCTGATCGAGAAGCCCACAGCCGGGCAGCTGACGCTCATCGGCGCCGATGCAGTGAGCCCGCCGCATGAACGCAAGCGCGAGCTGCGCCAGGCCGTGCAGCTGGTGTTCCAGAACCCGTACGGCTCGCTCAACCCGCGCAAGAAAATTTCGGCGGTGCTCGAAGACCCGCTGGCCATCAACACCACGCTGAGCAAGCCCGAGCGCGCCGACAAGGCGCGAGAGATGCTCGCCCGCGTCGGCCTGCGCCCCGAGTACGCCAACCGCTACCCGCACATGTTCTCGGGCGGCCAGCGCCAGCGCATTGCGATTGCGCGCGCGCTCATGCTGTCGCCGCGCCTGCTGGTGGCCGACGAGCCGGTGTCGGCGCTCGACGTGTCGATCCAGGCGCAGGTGCTGAACCTGCTGGCCGACCTGCAGGCCGAGCTGGGGCTGGCGTACCTTTTCATTTCGCACGACCTGGGTGTGGTGCGCCACATTGCGCACGACGTGCTCGTGATGTACCTGGGTTATGCGGTGGAGCACGGGCCCAAGTCGCGCATCTTTGCGCGGCCGCTGCATCCGTACACGCAGGCGCTGCTGGCCTCGACGCCGGGCCTGAGCAGCCAGCGCATCGTGCTCAAGGGCGAGCTGCCGTCGCCGCTGAACCCGCCCACGGGCTGCGTCTTCAGCACGCGCTGCCCGCACGTGCAGCCGCGCTGCCGCGAGGAGCGCCCCGCGCTGCGCACGCTCGACGAACGGCTGGTGGCTTGCCACTACGCCGAACAGTTTCTCGAAGGTGCGCCTGCTGTGCGCGCCGATGGTCCCGTGCTCGCCGCTTCCTGA
- a CDS encoding ABC transporter ATP-binding protein yields MPLLDIKDLHVEFPTQGGVMHAVDGVSLTLEEGEVLGIVGESGSGKSVTMMALMGLVGYPGRVRAEHMRFAGKELLGISDKVRRTLVGKEVAMIFQEPTTSLNPCFTIGFQLMETLRLHLKLDKREAKKRATELLEQVGIPAASSRLGSFPHQLSGGMNQRVMIAMAIACNPRLLIADEPTTALDVTIQAQILDLLRDLQKERGMALVLITHNMGVVSEMAQRIAVMYAGQVMEHQRVDRLFASPQHPYTEALLAALPERAAPEGRLATISGVVPGVHDRPAGCLFAPRCGYVTERACQVRPALREWQGAEVRCHFPLGEPGRADAIAQDPPRAAIAEVLP; encoded by the coding sequence ATGCCTTTGCTGGACATCAAGGACCTGCACGTCGAGTTCCCCACGCAAGGTGGCGTGATGCACGCCGTCGACGGCGTGAGCCTCACGCTCGAAGAGGGCGAGGTGCTCGGCATCGTCGGCGAATCCGGCTCGGGCAAGAGCGTCACGATGATGGCGCTCATGGGCCTCGTCGGCTACCCGGGCCGCGTGCGCGCCGAGCACATGCGCTTCGCGGGCAAGGAGCTGCTCGGCATCTCCGACAAGGTGCGCCGCACGCTGGTCGGCAAGGAGGTCGCGATGATCTTCCAGGAGCCAACCACCAGCCTCAACCCCTGCTTCACCATCGGCTTCCAGCTCATGGAAACGCTGCGGCTGCACCTGAAGCTCGACAAACGCGAAGCAAAAAAGCGCGCCACCGAACTGCTCGAGCAGGTGGGCATTCCGGCCGCATCGTCGCGCCTGGGCAGCTTTCCGCACCAGCTCTCGGGCGGCATGAACCAGCGCGTGATGATCGCGATGGCCATCGCCTGCAACCCGCGCCTCCTGATCGCCGACGAGCCGACCACCGCGCTCGACGTGACCATCCAGGCGCAGATCCTCGACCTGCTGCGCGACCTGCAGAAGGAGCGCGGCATGGCGCTCGTGCTCATCACGCACAACATGGGCGTGGTCAGCGAGATGGCGCAGCGCATCGCCGTGATGTACGCGGGGCAGGTGATGGAGCACCAGCGCGTCGATCGGTTGTTCGCGTCGCCACAGCATCCCTACACCGAGGCCTTGCTCGCGGCGCTGCCGGAACGTGCCGCACCCGAGGGGCGGCTCGCGACCATCAGCGGTGTGGTGCCCGGCGTGCACGACCGGCCCGCGGGCTGCCTGTTCGCGCCGCGCTGCGGCTACGTCACCGAGCGCGCCTGTCAGGTGCGCCCGGCGCTGCGTGAATGGCAAGGTGCCGAGGTGCGCTGCCACTTTCCGCTCGGCGAGCCGGGGCGCGCTGACGCCATCGCGCAAGACCCGCCGCGCGCTGCCATCGCGGAGGTGCTGCCATGA
- a CDS encoding ABC transporter permease subunit codes for MTSNTHAVTPGPQAAVPPGPWREFWTAFSANRGAVIGLVTIVVLLLVALFAPWIAPHAPNETNAAAFLKPPAWQEGGSWSYLLGTDAIGRDILSRLMHGARLSLSIGVAVVALSVVVGVVLGLVAGFFRGVLEITIMRMMDIILTMPSLLMAIVIVAILGPGLVNAMLAVAIVVPPHYVRITRATVIAEVSRDYVTAARVSGAGTLRLMFREVLPNCSAPLIVQASLGVSTAILDAAALGFIGLGAQPPSPEWGTMLADAREFVLRAWWVVTFPGLAILAAVLAFNLLGDGLRDALDPKLKR; via the coding sequence ATGACGAGCAACACCCACGCCGTCACCCCCGGCCCGCAGGCCGCGGTGCCTCCCGGCCCGTGGCGCGAGTTCTGGACCGCCTTCTCGGCGAACCGCGGCGCGGTCATCGGCCTCGTCACCATCGTGGTGCTGCTGCTCGTCGCGCTGTTCGCTCCATGGATCGCGCCGCATGCGCCGAACGAAACCAACGCCGCCGCCTTTCTCAAGCCGCCGGCCTGGCAGGAGGGCGGGTCATGGAGTTACCTGCTCGGCACCGACGCCATCGGGCGCGACATCCTGTCGCGGCTGATGCATGGCGCGCGGCTGTCGCTGTCGATCGGTGTCGCGGTGGTGGCGCTGTCGGTGGTGGTGGGCGTGGTGCTCGGGCTCGTCGCCGGCTTCTTCCGCGGCGTGCTCGAGATCACGATCATGCGGATGATGGACATCATTCTCACGATGCCCAGCCTGCTGATGGCCATCGTGATCGTGGCGATCCTCGGGCCGGGGCTCGTCAACGCGATGCTCGCCGTGGCCATCGTCGTGCCGCCGCACTACGTGCGCATCACGCGCGCCACCGTCATCGCCGAGGTCTCGCGCGACTACGTGACCGCGGCGCGCGTGAGCGGTGCCGGCACGCTGCGCCTGATGTTCCGCGAGGTGCTGCCCAACTGCTCGGCGCCGCTGATCGTGCAGGCCTCGCTCGGCGTCTCGACCGCCATCCTCGACGCGGCAGCGCTCGGTTTCATCGGACTCGGTGCGCAGCCGCCGTCGCCCGAGTGGGGAACGATGCTGGCCGACGCGCGCGAGTTCGTATTGCGCGCGTGGTGGGTCGTCACCTTCCCGGGCCTTGCGATTCTTGCGGCGGTGCTGGCGTTCAATCTGCTGGGCGACGGCTTGCGCGATGCGCTCGACCCCAAGCTCAAGCGCTGA
- a CDS encoding ABC transporter permease subunit, giving the protein MLRFIYVRLGLLVPTFIGMTLLAFFLIRLVPGDPIETMAGERGIDPARHAELRTAMGLDKPLLVQYGIYIGRVLQGDLGKSLITQDTVMSEFLALFPATVELGVCAILFALLLGLPAGIVAAVRRNSIFDHGVMATSLTGYSMPIFWWGLLLILFFSVQLGWTPVSGRISVQYFVEPQTGFLLIDALRAGETEAFWSALHHLILPAIVLGTVPLAVIARMTRSAMLEVLGEDYIRTARAKGLSRFRVVGLHALRNALIPVVTVIGLQIGVLFTGAILTETIFSWPGVGKWLIEAIGRRDYPVLQGGMLLLGGIVMLLNLLVDIAYGVINPRIRH; this is encoded by the coding sequence ATGCTCAGATTCATCTATGTCCGCCTAGGCTTGCTCGTGCCGACCTTCATCGGCATGACGCTGCTGGCCTTCTTTCTCATCCGGCTGGTGCCGGGTGACCCCATCGAGACCATGGCCGGCGAGCGCGGGATCGACCCCGCGCGCCACGCCGAGCTGCGCACCGCCATGGGCCTGGACAAGCCCTTGCTCGTGCAATACGGCATCTACATCGGCCGCGTGCTGCAGGGCGACCTGGGCAAGTCGCTCATCACGCAGGACACCGTGATGAGCGAGTTTCTCGCGCTCTTTCCGGCCACGGTCGAACTCGGCGTCTGCGCGATTCTGTTCGCGCTGCTGCTCGGGCTGCCGGCCGGCATCGTTGCGGCGGTGCGGCGCAACTCCATCTTCGACCACGGTGTGATGGCCACGTCGCTCACCGGCTACTCGATGCCGATCTTCTGGTGGGGCCTGCTGCTCATCCTGTTCTTCTCGGTGCAACTCGGCTGGACGCCGGTGTCGGGCCGCATCTCGGTGCAGTATTTCGTCGAGCCGCAGACCGGCTTCCTGCTGATCGACGCGCTGCGCGCCGGCGAGACCGAGGCCTTCTGGTCGGCGCTGCACCACCTCATTCTTCCGGCCATCGTGCTGGGCACCGTGCCGCTGGCCGTGATTGCGCGCATGACGCGCTCGGCCATGCTCGAGGTGCTGGGCGAGGACTACATCCGCACCGCGCGCGCCAAGGGCCTGTCGCGCTTTCGCGTGGTGGGGCTGCATGCGCTGCGCAACGCGCTGATCCCCGTCGTGACCGTGATCGGCCTGCAGATCGGCGTGCTCTTCACCGGCGCGATCCTCACCGAGACCATCTTCTCCTGGCCCGGTGTCGGCAAGTGGCTCATCGAGGCCATCGGCCGGCGCGACTACCCCGTGCTGCAAGGCGGCATGCTGCTGCTGGGCGGCATCGTGATGCTGCTCAACCTGCTGGTGGACATCGCGTACGGCGTCATCAACCCGCGGATCAGGCACTGA